Below is a genomic region from Granulicella sp. L56.
CTCTTCGTCAGCGACGGCGTAGAACTCTACGAGGGCATGATCGTCGGCGAACATAGCCGCGACAATGACCTCGACGTCAACGCTGTACGCGAGAAGAAGCTGTCGAACATGCGTGCCTCGGGTTCAGACGATGCTGTCCGCCTCGTGCCGTTCAAGAACCTGACGCTCGAGCAGTGCATCGAGTTCATCGCCGACGACGAACTTGTCGAAGTCACACCGAAGTCGCTTCGTATGCGCAAGAAGGTATTGCAGGCCAATCGCCGCCCCCGCAAGGGTTCGAGCGAGTAATTGCAGCTAATTCAAACCGGCTGGATGTTGCGATAAGCAGCGTCCAGCCGGTTTCATTTAAAAGCTGTCCGGAAAACCTGGAACGTCATCTCGACCGGAGCTGCGCAGTTTTATCGCGTGGCGTAGTGGAGAGACCCCTGTATTTTGTTTTGCTCTTACCTGATCTACTCTCTCGGTCGGTGCTGTTTCTGGATATGTTCTGAAGCAGCCACAGACTAAAACAAGCAACGACTAAATACAGGGGTCTCTCCACTGCGGCGGCAAGAAGCACCGCCTTCGGTCGAGATGACGTGCGGTTGAGGAAGCAAAAGCGAGCTTCGGCTGAGATGACTTTTTCTTTATCGAAACAGGAAATGCTTAAGTTCCCGGTTGAAGATACGGAGCCTGATGGATCAGCTTTCTTTCCTCGCCGCGAGGATCATCTTCAACGCGTGAGACGGAATCCCAGACCATCGTCGGCCTGTGTTCCAACTCATAGCGAGACCAGTGGGGGATCGCCTTATTGTTGGGATCGCCTGTTCGGGCAAAGGCAATGAACGTATTGCTTACCTGGTCGGCTACCTTCTGGGCATCGGCTTCTCCGCCGGTCATGGAGGCTGCGATCTCTATATTGTCGAAGGCGAATGGGATGTCCATCGTGTGCGGCGCGCCCCACTTGCCTCCGTCCACGGGCGACTTCCACGCAAAGTTGTAGGCCCATGTCGGGCCTTGGCCCGCTTGGAATCCAGCGCCGTGCTGTGCGGCGCGGCGGTCGCTTTCGATCACCATGCCGTGCCAACTACGAAAGGCCGTCGTTACAGCAAAGAAGACATCGCTCGGTGAGTACTCCGGATACCACTTGCGATAGTCCGCCACAATGTCCGCTGTCTTCAGGTCTCCGAGAAAGGAGCGGTATTTTTCTAATCGAACCGGCAGTTCTTCCCAACTGAGAGAAAACAGCGAGGGGTCGCCGCTCCCGATGAGGAAGCGCGTCTCATCGTGGACATTGCCGAGAATCATCGGAACGTTTGCAGAGATTGCAGGCGCATCCGGCGAGAACGGGTCTCTTGGCAAGGCTCGACCGTCGAGAACAGGGCCAAAGTATTTGCCTGCACGCATGGCAGAGACGAGCTTTTCCATCGGTACTTTCTCGGGATCGCGAATGTCTTGGAGATTTGCACGCGACAGGCCGATGGCTGCGAGCACAGCCTCGGCCGATTCTGTAGCGTGCTCCTGAGTTCTCGCAGTCAACTGCTGGCCGCTCATGGTCACGATGCGATGGAAGAGGCCCTTTGCCACGGGCATCGCCATCAGGGTCGCGCACTTGGCTCCGCCGCCGCTTTGTCCGAAAATCATCACCCGCGACGGATCGCCGCCAAACTCGGCGATGTTGTCGCGCACCCACTCCAGCATCAGCACCAGGTCAAGCTGGCCTGCGTTACCGCTGTCGGCAAATTCCGCACCGCCCAGCTTTGCGAGGTACATATAGCCGAACAGGTTCAGACGATGGTTCATGGTCACGACGACGACATCGCCGCGCTTGACCAGACGAATGCCGTCGTAGACTGGGCCGTTGCTGGAGCTGCTGCTATAGGCTCCGCCGTGGATGTAGACCATCACCGGGCGCTTGCGCCCATCGCGCAACCCTGCGGTCCATACATTCAGGTGCAGGCAGTCTTCGCTGTTCAGCGGGTTGGCCTCATCGAGCGGAGAAAAGGCCGAACGTCCGCTGCGCGCGTGAATCGGCTGCGGAGCCTGCGGGCCAAAGGCGAGCGCATCGCGCACCCCGGTCCACGCTATGGGCTCTACCGCAGGCATAAACCGTCGCTTCGCGGTGTCGTCTCCGTACGGGATTCCCTTGAAGACGTTCACGCCATCCTGAACGAATCCGCGAACCTTGCCTGACGTTGTCGTGGCTACCGGAGAGCGTGTCTGTCCCCACATCGCATTCGGTGCTATCGCTGATCCCGTCACAATCAAAGCCGAACCCTGTAAAAGCTCGCGCCGCGTCACCTGCTTCTTGTCCACACTGTCTCCTGTTTGGTTTAAGGATCTGTATGACGATACGGACAGCGTGCACCGGAAGACGCAAAAGGGCCGCCCGAAGGCAGCCCTTTTACTCTTGCTGAGGCGAGTTTACTTCTTCGCCGTTGCGAAACGCTTATTGATCTCGTCCCAGTTCACGGTGTTCCACCATGCGGCGAGGTAGTCGGGGCGCTTGTTCTGATACTTCAGATAGTAGGCGTGCTCCCAGACATCGTTGCCCAGAATCGGGTAGTGGCCCTGCGAAATGGGGTTGTCCTGATTAGCGGTGGTGACGACCTTCAGCTTGCCGCCTTCGAAGATCAGCCAGCCCCAGCCGGAGCCGAACTGCTTGGCGGTCGCCTCGTTGAACTGCTTCTTAAAGTCTTCGAACGAGCCGAAGTCGGCCTTGATCTGGGCTGCAATCTCGCCGGTGGGCTCGCCGCCGCCCTTGGGCTGCATGATCTGCCAGAACATGGTGTGGTTGACGTGGCCGCCGCCGTTGTTCTGCACTACCTTGCGTACATCGTCGGGCACGCTGGCAAGGTCCTTCAATAGATCTTCGGGGGATTTCGTGCCAAGCTCGGGGTGCTTTTCGACAGCGCCGTTCAGGTTGGTCACATACGCCTGATGGTGCTTGTCATGGTGCAGCTTCATCGTCGCTTCGTCGATGGTGGGCTCAAGCGCCGCATAGTCATAGGGCAAAGGGGGTAGTTCGTAGGCCACGGTCATTCTCCTGTCGCTTTTTGTTTGGGCCAGGCTCGGTCACACACTGGCGGTTCATTCTGGTTGGATGCCGCGCAGACATCTTTCGATGCCATCGGCAAATCCGCTCGACCCTCGAATCATAGCGCACCTCTGGCATTCATCTCTTATTCACCGTTGGATCAGAACCGTTTAGCGGATTTTTAGAGTCTAATAGTGCAATGAGCGATCTCGCAGCCGCCTACCGCTGGCTCGACGATCAGGGGCCAGCGTTCGGCGCTCCCGGTCTCGAACCCCGCTGGACTTCCAGCCAGAAAGATGCAGTTTCCACTGCGTATTCCGCGTCGAGCCGCGTCTGGTTCACCCTTTCGCACGGCATCCTCAACGAGATTTACTATCCTACGATCGATCGTCCGCAGACTCGCGACATGGAGCTGATCTTCACCGATGGCGAGACCTTCCTGCACGAAGAGAAGCGCGACATTCACTACGATCTGCATTACATCCACCCCAATGCTCCCGCCGTCCGCGTCGTCGCTACGGACCCCAAGGAGCGCTACACCGTTACCAAGCAGTTCATCAGCGACCCGCATCGTTCCTCAGTCCTGATGCATGTGCGAGTCACCGGCGATGAGGAGTTGCTCTCGCGCGTTAAGTGCTATGTTCTGCTGGCGCCCCATCTCGACGGCGGCGGCGCGGGAAACTCCGCTCGCTCCATCGAGGTCGCGGGCCAGCGCTGCCTGCTGGCGTGGAAGAACAATATCTCACTGGCCCTGGGAGTCAGTTGCGGGTTCACCCGCTCTTCCTGCGGGTATGTCGGCTCCAGCGATGGCTTTCAGGACCTCGCCACCGATATGACGATGAGCTGGCAGTTCGGCCAGGCGCTCGACGGCAATATCGCCATCATGGGCGAGATCGATCTTGCCCACAATCGTGAGTTCACCGTTGTGATCGGGCTTGGCGATGGGCACCACGCTGCTCTGGCCTGCATGATGCAGACCCTTGCCACGCCGTACCGCGCCCACTGTGAGCGCTTTATCGAGCAATGGCTCCGTGTCGATTCGCCGAAGCTGATCGCCGCCTCGTCGACCGACGGCGGAAGGCTGGCCAATATCAGCCACAATGTCATCCTCACCCACGAGGACAAGACCTACTCCGGCGCCTTTATCGCCTCGGCCTCGATTCCTTGGGGAGCGTCCAAGGGCGACTCCGACCTCGGCGGCTACCATCTGGTCTGGACCCGCGATATGGTGCAGTCCGCTACTGCTCTGCTCGCCTGCGGAGATACAGAGGCTGCGCTGCGAGCGCTGGTCTATCTTGCCTGTACGCAGCGCACCGACGGCAGCTTCGCCCAAAACTTCTGGGTTGACGGCGTTCCCTACTGGTCCGGCATCCAGCTCGACGAGGTCGCCTTTCCCATCATTCTGGCGTG
It encodes:
- a CDS encoding superoxide dismutase — its product is MAYELPPLPYDYAALEPTIDEATMKLHHDKHHQAYVTNLNGAVEKHPELGTKSPEDLLKDLASVPDDVRKVVQNNGGGHVNHTMFWQIMQPKGGGEPTGEIAAQIKADFGSFEDFKKQFNEATAKQFGSGWGWLIFEGGKLKVVTTANQDNPISQGHYPILGNDVWEHAYYLKYQNKRPDYLAAWWNTVNWDEINKRFATAKK
- a CDS encoding carboxylesterase/lipase family protein; this translates as MDKKQVTRRELLQGSALIVTGSAIAPNAMWGQTRSPVATTTSGKVRGFVQDGVNVFKGIPYGDDTAKRRFMPAVEPIAWTGVRDALAFGPQAPQPIHARSGRSAFSPLDEANPLNSEDCLHLNVWTAGLRDGRKRPVMVYIHGGAYSSSSSNGPVYDGIRLVKRGDVVVVTMNHRLNLFGYMYLAKLGGAEFADSGNAGQLDLVLMLEWVRDNIAEFGGDPSRVMIFGQSGGGAKCATLMAMPVAKGLFHRIVTMSGQQLTARTQEHATESAEAVLAAIGLSRANLQDIRDPEKVPMEKLVSAMRAGKYFGPVLDGRALPRDPFSPDAPAISANVPMILGNVHDETRFLIGSGDPSLFSLSWEELPVRLEKYRSFLGDLKTADIVADYRKWYPEYSPSDVFFAVTTAFRSWHGMVIESDRRAAQHGAGFQAGQGPTWAYNFAWKSPVDGGKWGAPHTMDIPFAFDNIEIAASMTGGEADAQKVADQVSNTFIAFARTGDPNNKAIPHWSRYELEHRPTMVWDSVSRVEDDPRGEERKLIHQAPYLQPGT